One part of the Arabidopsis thaliana chromosome 1 sequence genome encodes these proteins:
- the RUB3 gene encoding ubiquitin-related protein 3 (ubiquitin-related protein 3 (RUB3); CONTAINS InterPro DOMAIN/s: Ubiquitin subgroup (InterPro:IPR019956), Ubiquitin conserved site (InterPro:IPR019954), Ubiquitin (InterPro:IPR000626), Ubiquitin supergroup (InterPro:IPR019955); BEST Arabidopsis thaliana protein match is: related to ubiquitin 1 (TAIR:AT1G31340.1); Has 10783 Blast hits to 5743 proteins in 691 species: Archae - 0; Bacteria - 14; Metazoa - 4770; Fungi - 1304; Plants - 2605; Viruses - 173; Other Eukaryotes - 1917 (source: NCBI BLink).): MEIKVKTLTEKQIDIEIELTDTIERIKERIEEKEGIPPVHQRIVYTGKQLADDLTAKHYNLERGSVLHLVLALRGGCC, translated from the coding sequence ATGGAGATCAAAGTGAAGACTCTGACGGAAAAACAAATAGACATTGAGATTGAGCTAACGGACACGATTGAGCGGATCAAAGAACGAATCGAAGAGAAAGAAGGCATTCCTCCTGTTCATCAAAGGATCGTCTACACTGGGAAACAACTTGCTGATGATTTAACCGCCAAACATTACAACCTAGAACGTGGTAgtgttcttcatcttgttcTTGCCCTTAGAGGTGGTTGTTGCTAA
- a CDS encoding Ubiquitin-like superfamily protein (Ubiquitin-like superfamily protein; CONTAINS InterPro DOMAIN/s: Ubiquitin (InterPro:IPR000626); BEST Arabidopsis thaliana protein match is: ubiquitin-related protein 3 (TAIR:AT1G11980.1); Has 285 Blast hits to 285 proteins in 87 species: Archae - 0; Bacteria - 0; Metazoa - 150; Fungi - 22; Plants - 105; Viruses - 1; Other Eukaryotes - 7 (source: NCBI BLink).), with translation MCHVGYALIELLENVTRKLERECHHVNTLNSHGKREIAERQRFKVKSQFLSEKKIDIEIDPMDKIEQIKEGIEEEIGIPSDDLTAEHYNRLRGSVIHRF, from the coding sequence ATGTGCCACGTGGGTTATGCATTGATCGAGCTTCTGGAGAATGTCACGCGCAAGTTGGAGCGTGAATGCCACCACGTTAATACTTTAAATTCACATGGGAAGCGGGAGATTGCTGAACGACAGCGTTTCAAAGTCAAATCTCAATTTcttagtgaaaaaaaaatcgacaTTGAGATTGATCCCATGGACAAGATTGAACAGATCAAAGAAGGAATCGAAGAGGAAATAGGCATTCCTTCTGATGATTTAACCGCCGAACATTATAACCGACTACGTGGTAGTGTTATTCATCGTTTTTGA